The genomic region TCGCCCCCGGGCTCGCCGAGCGCCTGGACCGGCACCGGGACGCCGTGGAGGGGGCGACGCCCGACCCGGACCTCGAGGCCGTCGCCTACGACGAGCTCCTTCGGTGTCGGCGTCCGAGCTACACGGTCCGGAGCGCCTCCGTCGGCGACAGGCGGGCGGCTCGGGTGGACGGGTACAGGCCGGCGAGGGCGCCTATCCCCGCGGCCACGGCGAGTGCACCCCACATGGCCGCGGTGGGGATCTGCATCTGCCAGCCGCGGGCATGGGCCATGCCCGTCGTGATGGCCACCCCGGCCGCCACGCCGGCGAGTCCCCCGATCACGGACACCAGGAGGGACTCCACCAGGAACTGCCCCGCCACGTGGCGGCGGGCCGCGCCCAGGGCCCGCCTGAGCCCGATCTCGGAACGCCGCTCCAGGACGCCGATGAGCATCACGTTCGCGATGCCGATCCCGCCGACCAGGAGGGCGATCGCCCCCAGGGCCAGGAACAGCGCCGTGGAGGCCCCGGCCACGGCCAGCCTCGCGGCCAGCAGGTCCGACGGGTTGCTCACCGTGACAGCGTCGGGGTGCTGCGGATCGACCGTGTTGGCGAGCAACGAGGCCACCGACTCCGTCGCGGCCACGACGGTCCGGACGTAGATCCTGGTGGGGTGGCCGTCGTAGCGGAACAGCTCGCGCGCCACCGGAGCGCCGATCAGCGCGGAGCGATCGATCTCCGGTGCCAGCGGAATCGGCGCCAGCACGCCGGCGACGCTGAACCTGGGACGCTGACCGGTCGGCCTGCGCTTGAGCGGGGTGGTCGGCACCGAGCCGGAAACCAAGGTCAGGACGCCTGGACCTCGAGCGCCCCGATATCGCAGTGGGAGCCTCCCGGACGAGGCATGCCACGCTGGTCCACGCCCTTCACGGGGGCCGCGGCGCACGCCGCGTCGTCGGCCGCATCGATGGCCGGGCTTCCCGACCCCAGGGCCATGGTGAAGGTGGGCCCGCCGTTGTTCTGAAGGGGGCCGAGGAGCGGGTCCGCGTTCACGATGTCGCCGGAGCCCGTGAACCCCGTGCACGAGCTATTGCTCCCGAGCAGGTTGTGCCCTCCCGAGGTCACTGTGCCGTCACAGTCTGGACCGGCGGCCGCAGAGTCGCCGGCGAGGATCGAGTTCTTGGACGTGGTCGAACCGGCGGCCAGGTCGATCCCGCCTCCGGACGCCCCACCGGTCGAAATTCCGGTCCCTCCCGAGGCCTGGTTGCCCGCGATCGTGCTGTTCACCAGGGTAATGGCGCCCATGGCCTGGATACCTCCGCCGGCCCCCGCGCCACCGACGCCGACGGTGCCGCAGCCATGGCTGTTGCATCCGGCCGGCCCACCGGCACCTCCGCTCGCCACGTTGGCAGCGATCGTCGCGTTCGCTACCAGCCCCTGCCCGGACAGACCACCGCCGGTTCCGGCTCCTCCCGGGCCGCCATTGCCCGGGTGGAAGCAGGCGAGGCCGCCACTCGCGCCCCGGCCACCAGTGCCACCCGTCGCCGAGTTTCCCGACAACGTGCCGCGGACGACCGTGAGCGCTCCAACGCTGTCGATGCCGCCGCCGACTCCCCGGCCGCCGGGACCTCCCGGCGCTCCCCCGTGAATGCCGCACACGACGCCGGGTCCGCCCACGCCCCCCGCCACTACGTCCGTCGAGACCGTGGAGGTGTTCAAGCTCATGGTCCCGGCGTTGTAGATACCGCCTCCGTAGGCGTCCCCTCCGGAAAGTCCGGCGCCGGTGAAGCCGTTGGTGCCGCCGCCGCCTCCTGTGGCGGTGTTCCCCTGGATCGTGCTGCCCTGGATGGTCATCGTGCTTCCGACGCCGTTGTAGATCCCACCACCGTACGCGGGACCGCCGGGACTTCCGCTCGCTCCACCGGCGCCGGAGACATGGTTGCCCGAGACTGCTGCCATGGCCATGGTGACCCGATTGGTCTGGCCGGGTCCGGGGATGCTCGAGATGCCTCCGCCTGACTGAGCCTGTCCGTTCTGGATGGTGAGCTTGGAGATCTTGACGACGACGGAAGCGGCGGGCTCGCCGATGGTGACCACGGTCCCGCTGGCCTCGCCATCGACGATCGTTGAAGCGGTCCCGGCTCCGGTGATCGTCAGGGAGCGGTCGATGACCACCCGCTCGGCGTACGTCCCGGCGGCTATCAGGATGGTGTCGCCGGAGACGGACTGGGTGATCGCGTATCCGATTGTCCGGCACGGAGCGGCGATGCAATCCCCCGTATCTGAGCCGGTGGTGGAGACGTGACGGACGCTCGCGGCGCGGGCTGACACCGTTCCCAGCCCGGTGAGGGCCCCCGTCAGCAAGAGGATGGTCAGGACGATCGAGGCCCGCCGCGGTCGCATGGCTCCCCCTTCTCCCGCGCTCATTCCCCCAGCGGCAGGACCCGGCATGTTCGCGTTCATGATGTCCTTTCCCTCAAATCGCGGTCAACGCGAAGTCATCCACCAGGAAGGAGGTCTGGAGAGAAGCGTCCTCCTTGCTCCCAAGGAACACCCGGATGGTCTGCCCGGCGTAGGACGTGAGGTCGAAGGTCTTCTGGGCATACGCGGGGGCCGCGTTCAGGTTCGAGTACGTGGCCAGCGTGGCCAGCACGACATTCGAGCTGGTCCGGACCTGGAGCTTCATCAGGTCGTGGGCCGGGGAGCCGGCGTCGGCGGTGTCGACGTGGAGCCAGAAGGTCAACGTGCCCGAGGTGATGCCAGACGGGATGGTCACGTCCTGGTACAGCGAGTCCGTGTGGGCGGTCCCCGTGCCCCCCAGCCAGGCGTCCCACGTTCCCGAGTGGGGCGGCTCGGCCGACGTGTTGTTGATCCTCGCCGTGGTGACCCACGGGGCCGTGCTGGTCGAGCCGTTCTCGAACCCGGAATTGCCGAGGAGCTGGGTACCCGCCGAGGTGACGGTGAACGGGGCAGTCACGTTGTGAAGCGGGTCGATGCACAAGTAAAGGTGAAGCGGGTCGGGATGGTTCTGGACCGCCCTCACCGTGCCCGCGCCGACTGCCGCGCCCGCGGGGATGACCACTTGAACCTGGAAGCTCATCGATGGCGGGACCGCGGCCAGTCCGGTGATAGTGCCGTTCGCATCAGTGAACCCGATCCAAATAGGGCAGGCATGCGCGTAGGGCCCTGCGAACCCACTGCCCGTTACTGTTACCTGTGTGCCGCCTGGACCGGAAGTGGGGTCCAATTGGATCGACGCCGCCCAGGCCACGCCGCTGAAGCCGGCCAGCATGAGCGCGAGCAGTCCGACCACGACGATCACTCGGCCACCTCTCAGCCTGGGAACCTTCACATGCAGGTTGGACATCTCAAACTCCTTTCACCTGGCTGCAGTGTTCGGAAGGCGTAAGCACGGTGACCTCTCATCCCGTGATCGATGCGAAGGCGTCCCTCGCATACATGACGTTCGTCGAGTACCCCTGTCGGCCATCGGGGAGCGTCACGAAGCGGCGCAGGTCCGTCCACACCATGTTGGCCGCCCCGTCCGAGCCGTAGGCGAGCCCGAGGTACTCCCCGATGTGGAAGACGCAGTGGGAGCAATCCGGCAGGGTCTGCGTGAACCACAGGTCGTCACTCAAGTGGGAGGGGGCGGTCGAGACCGAGCTCAGCTGGAAGGAGCCCGGGAGCCCGGTGGCGAGGGTGACCCCCATCGTCTGTCCGTCGGGGTCGGCCCCTCGGTCGTAGAACAGGATCCCCAGCTCCCCCGTCCGCGGGTTCAGCGCGATGCTCGGCTTGAA from Actinomycetota bacterium harbors:
- a CDS encoding ABC transporter permease; this translates as MPTTPLKRRPTGQRPRFSVAGVLAPIPLAPEIDRSALIGAPVARELFRYDGHPTRIYVRTVVAATESVASLLANTVDPQHPDAVTVSNPSDLLAARLAVAGASTALFLALGAIALLVGGIGIANVMLIGVLERRSEIGLRRALGAARRHVAGQFLVESLLVSVIGGLAGVAAGVAITTGMAHARGWQMQIPTAAMWGALAVAAGIGALAGLYPSTRAARLSPTEALRTV